The sequence CAGGGCGCGAACAGCAGGATGGTCACTGTCCGGCTCATGGGCAGGACAGATATAGATAAGCTCATGCAGCTTAAACAGATGCTCACCTACACAAGCTGGGTGCTTGAGGTGAAGGATCAGGGTGTTGACGCCCTTGCGGTTACTTATCCCGAAAAATCGCTGTACCTTGCTACCTCAATAAACGGCAGGGGCGGCTTCAAAGTGGAAAAATTCTCAGACTATGAAATAGCAGTATCTCCCCAATAAATCATAAACCGGCGGTAGCTTATGAAGATTATTCCATCATTCTTAAGGAATTATAAATTCGGGCTTCTGGTCGGTTTTCTTGTTTTTTCGGCACTTCTTTTCGGCTTTCAGCCCGGGTTCATAGACAAGTTCGCTCTCGGTATTGAAGACGGTAAGTTCCACTTCCGTTCCGCAGTCGGCATGACACCGAAGCCCTATGAGGACATGGTGATAGTAACCGTGGACGAATACAGCGTAAACAAGCTGGGGCGCTGGCCTTGGCGCAGGGATGTCATAGGGGATCTTTTCTACAATCTCCGAAACGCCGGCGTGGTCACCTTGGATATTGTTTTTTCCGAACACACGGAGCCCGAGCGTGATAACTATCTGGCGGAAAAGATTCTGGATGCGGATAACATTGTCCTCGGTTTCTTCATGCGGGATGATGCCACTCAGGAAACCACTGAGGACACCATATATGCCCTTGAGGACTGCGCTTATCTCTCATTCAAGATGCTGGACAACACCACTGCGGTTAAGGAATTTCCTTTCGCCGAAGTAAATATAGACGAAATAGCCCACATGGGGCTGACATGCGCCTACTTCAACACGGAAGCCGACGCTGACGGTCTCTACAGACGATACCCCATAACATACATCCACAAGGGCTATCTGTTTTCGCCGTTGGGGATTCAGGCGCTGCGCTATTACCTGAATCAGGATGTGGAGCTTGTAATTGATAAAAACGGGGTGAAGAAGTTTGCTCTCGGCGATATAGTTTTCAATAACCAGAGCTACTTTAAGCTCAATTACTATGATGATGTAAAATATGTCTCTGCGTATGATGTTTATTCCGGCAAGATTCCGCCTGAATTCTTCGATAATAAGATAGTCGTCGTGGGAGTCACGGAAACGGCTGTTTACGATATGCGTCCCACACCCATAAGCCCAATCACCCCCGGGGTGTCGCTCCATTACACAGCGATAAGCAACCTGCTTCAGGGGCATCTTATCAAGTGGCACAATGCTTGGGATTATATGCTTATTATCCCCGTGCTTATTATCATCTTTGCTCTCAGCTTCATAAAAAAGCAGTACCTGCGGTGGTCATTGTATGTTCTGGCTCTGGGTTCGGTTTTTGCCGTTTCCTACAGTGTTTTCATCTATTTCAATATATGGCTGAGAGAGTTCTACGCTTTGTTCCCTGCCGTGCTGATGATCGTGGGTACTGAGGCGGTGGCCTTCTTCAAGACGGAGCTTCATGCCCTTGAGGTGAAAAAGGCTTTCGGCTCATATGTTTCACCCGAGCTTGTGGAGGAGATACTAAATAATCCCGACGGGCTTGAGCTTGGCGGTCAGGAAAGGGATCTTACGATTCTTTTCTCCGATATACGGGGGTTCACAACCCTTTCGGAAAGTCTTACCCCTACTGCGCTTGTATCCATGCTGAACAGGCTTCTTGATCCGATGACAAACGTCATTCTCAAAAACAGAGGCATGCTTGATAAATACATCGGCGATGCGATGATGGCAGTTTTCAACACTCCCGTTGATGTGCCGGATCATCCCGACAAGGCTGTGAAAAGCGCTCTTGAGTTGCTGGAAACATTGAAAGTGGTGAACGCTGAGTTCGCTAAAGAGGGCATACCTGTGGTGGACATAGGCATAGGAGTAAACACCGGAACAGTAGTCGTGGGCAACATGGGCTCAAAGGTGCGCTTTGAGTACACGGCGATAGGCGACAGCGTTAACCTTGCCTCCCGTTTGGAAGGACTGTGCAAGCAGTACAAAAACAGAATAGTGATCAGCGAATTTACCCGAAACAGACTCACGCTTCCGTTGATATGCCGTGTGCTGGACAAAGTGCGGGTGAAGGGCAAGCACAAGCCGGTGGAGATTTTCGAGCCCATGGCTGACACGCCGGAGAACAGGGAAATTAAAGACAGCTTTGAAAAAGCCCTTGATAAATATTTCAACATGAATTTCAATGAAGCGCTTGCCATTTTTCGTGACATAGCGGAAAAATTTTCAGACGGTCCTTCAGAGGTTTTTGCGGAAAGATGCGCGGATTTCCTTAAGGAGCCGCCCGAAAAAGACTGGGACGGAGTGTACACTCTGAAATCAAAATAGGAAGTGCTTAATATGTCAAAGAAAAAAGCTGTTGTTCTCGTAAGCGGAGGCATGGACAGCTGTGTTACCGCCGCTGTTGCCGCACAGAATTACGAGCCTTGCTTTCTCCATGTAAATTACGGTCAGAAAACAGAAAACAGGGAATCTAAAGCCTTTGAGGCTCTTTGTCTGGCTTACGGAATAAAAAGAAAACTTGTTGTGGACATCAGCTATCTCAGGGAGATAGGCGGCTCATCGCTCACTGACGACGCCATAGAGGTTGAAGAGGGCGAGCTGGACAGGCAGGGGATACCGAAGACTTATGTCCCTTTCCGCAATGCGAATATACTCTCCATCGCCGCAAGCTGGGCGGAGGTTCTTGAAGCCTCAGCTATTTTTATAGGCGCAGTGGAGGAGGACGGCAGCGGCTATCCGGACTGCCGCAGGGTGTTCTACGATGCTTTCGAGGCGGCGATAGACGCCGGAACCAGACCTGAAACGAAAATTAAAATTGAAACTCCGCTCATTTCCATGAAAAAATGCGATATAGTTAAACTGGGCAAGGAACTCGGCGCGCCCCTTGAGCTTTCATGGTCATGCTATAAAAGCGAGGATGAGGCGTGCGGCGAGTGCGACAGCTGCCTCCTGCGCCTGAGAGGGTTTAAGCAGGCGGGTTACGAAGATCCCATCCCCTATAAAAAAAGATAATGGTGTGAACCGATGAAAAAGATTGCCGTTATGACCAGCGGAGGCGACAGCCCCGGAATGAACGCCGCCATCAGAAGCGTTGTGAGAACAGGACTAGCCAATGGTATCGAGGTTTTCGGAATCGAGCAGGGCTACAAGGGCTTGATCGAAAACAGGATGCGCAGCCTTTCCAGCAAGGATGTTTCCAATATGGTTTACAGAGGCGGAACATTCCTCCGAAGTGCCAGATGTCTGGAGTTTAAAACTGAGGAAGGGCAGAAACTCGCTGTCAGCAGCCTTGAAAAAAACGGCATAGATGGGCTGGTTGTCATAGGCGGCGACGGTTCACTCACCGGAGCTAAAATCCTTGCGGAAAACTACGGCGTGAAAGTCATAGGTCTGCCGGGCTCAATAGATAACGATATATACGGAACAAACACTTCCATAGGTGTTGATACGGCGCTGAACAATATAGTCCACGCCATAGACACCATAAACGACACCGCAAGCTCCCATGACAGAACCTTTATAATAGAGGTGATGGGAAGAAACTGCGGCTATCTCGCAGTGATGTCCGCCATAGCAGGCGGGGCGGAGACTGCGCTTATTCCGGAGGTTCCGTATCATTTGGAAAGCATAATAGCCAAAATTAAGAAGAGATACGAGGAAGGCAAGACCAGAAGCGTTATCATTCTGGCGGAGGGTGTCGGTTCCGCTTACGATTTCGGCAAAACCTTTGAGCTTATCGGAGGATTCGAGACACGGATCATCGTTCTCGGACACATACAGAGAGGCGGCAGCCCCACATACTTTGACCGCATACTCGCCACCAGAATGGGCGACGCAGCGGTGAGAGGGCTTATGAACGGCAAAACATCCTGCATGACTGCACTTACCGGAAGAGAGATAGAGCTTATGCCTCTGTCCGAAATAATAGGGAGGAAAAAGGTGTTCGACGCCGCATTGCTGAAAATGGCGGAAGATTTAAGCACATAGGAGAGATCCATGAGCGTTACCACAAAGACGGGAGACAAAGGGCAGACCTCTCTTTACACAGGGGAGAGAGTGGACAAGGATGATCCGGTTATGGAGTTTCTCGGAACCGGAGACGAGCTTGTATCAAATCTCGGGGAACTGCGTCTGAGAGTGAGCGCTCATGCCGAGGATATTCTGCGGATACAGAAGACAATTTTTCGCATAAACTCATACGCCGCCACGAAGAAAGGACGGGAAAGGTTCCTGATTCCGCAGGAAGAGGTGGATTTTCTGGAAGGAAAAACCAAGGAGTTTGAGGGCATAACCGGAGAGCTTCACGGATTCATCATACCTTCGGAAAATCTCAACGCGTCCAAGGCGGATATATGCCGGACTGTGGCAAGAAGATATGAAAGAAGATTGATAACTTTGTCTGCTTATGTTAATTTTGACACTGTCGTCAGAAAGTATGTTAACAGGCTGTCCGACATGCTTTTTATGATGGCGAGAGTGATAGGAAAGGAGAAAGACTGAAAATGAGCCTCAAAGACACAATAACCGATGACATGAAAACATATATGAGAGAGAAAAACCAGATAGCCCTCGATACGGTGCGTATGCTCCGTTCGGATATTAAGAATGTGGAGATCAATAACAGACCCGCAGGCGAGCTGGACGATGAAGGCGTGCTGAAGGTAATCGCCTCCTCCGTGAAAAAACGCAGGGATGCCGCCTCTCAGTACAGAGACGCCGGCAGACCCGAGCTTGCCGAGAAGGAAGAACTTGAGATCACATTCCTTGAGAAATACATGCCCGCCCAGATGGGTGAGGAAGAAATAAGAAAAATCGTAGCTGAAGCCGCCGAAGGTGTGGACGTGAGCGATAAAAAGAACTTCGGCGCCGTGATGAAGAAGGTTATGGAAAAAACAAAAAACAAGGCGGACGGCAAGCTTGTCAACGAGCTTGTGAAGGCAGTGTTTGATGGAAATAACTGACATTGTACTGCTGATAATTATCGGCGCTTTTGCAGTGCGCGGGCTGATAAAAGGGCTTGTGCACGAGCTTTTCGGCATAGCGGCTATAGTAATAGGCTATCTTGCGGCTTATAAATATTCCCTGACGGTGGGAAGCCTTTTCAAATCATTCGATTTATCGGAGAAATCCTTAAGCGCGCTGGGTTTTGTGATTGTTTTCGTTGTCGCATACCTGATTGTGATGATAGTTGCCGTGTTCATAAGCAAAATCATAAAGAACGTGTCCCTCTCGGAAGTTAACAGAGGCGGCGGAATGGTTTTCGGCGCTTTCAAGGCGGCTGTTATTCTTTCCGTTATTCTCACATCTTTTATCTCTTTCATGCCGAAGGAGTCGGGATTTGTGAAAACAACCGAAAGCGGCGCTGTTTCCGGCTTTCTCATTAAACTTTCCCCCGTTATATACGACATAGTGAACAAGTTCGGCGGCTCGCAGGTAAACCCTTTCCGTGAGGAGAAGATAGAGCTTGAGCCTGTTGATATTTTCGGCGGCGACCCCGGGCAGAAGGCTCTGGAAAAGGTCAGGGAATCTGCCGAAAACATCAAGGACGGTGCAGAGGAAAAATCCGGCGACATCATGGATAAAATAAAAGACATGACCAGAGAGGAAAAAGACGCTCTGGCGGAGAAGCTCCTCGCTCCTAAGACCGATCAGTAAATCCGGTGAAATACTTTGACAGACTCCCATATTGAATCATTAGAGTTTCCCTTATTCAGACAGTATCTCAGAGGTTCCTTCATATCAAGCCTTTCTGCCGCCGTGCTGGAAAAGCTTGAGCCCTTCGGGGATTACGGAACCGTAAAAATGCGTCAGGATGTTATGGAAGAGGCATTGAGCCTTGTGAAATCCATAAACATAAGCATTCAGAGAGATGAAGACTACCTTGCGGTTTATCCGCGCATAAACGATCCACTTGCTTTCTTTGAGCCTCAGGAACTGATGGAGATACGCAAGTTTCTGCTGAGCGCTGCCGCACTTAAGACAGCGCTCATTGATGCCGGTGCAGTTCATATGAAGGCTTATCTGAAAGGCATGTCAGCGCTTACGGACATCACCGCAGCCATAGGCGAGGTGCTGAACGATAAGGGCGACATACGTGATGATGCCTCCGCCAGACTCAGGGAGATAAGAAACGAGCTCCAGTCGGTGAGAAAGAAGATACACAACGCCCTCAACTCCGTGCTTTACAGCCTGAACGCCGAGAAGTTTATTCAGGAACTTGTCATAACGGAGCGCAGCGGGCGTTTTACTCTTCCATGTAAGAGCAACTTCCGGCAGTACATCGACGGCATAGTTCATGACCGTTCAGCAAGCGGACAGACTCTCTTTGTGGAGCCTGAATCAACCGTTTCCATGAACAATACTCACCACGAACTTAAGGCTGAGGAGCGCAAAGAGATTTTCCGCATTCTCAGCTCTATTATCCGCAGTATATATGAAAAACGCAGAGAAATACGTTCCACAACAGAGAACTACGGCGAGGTGGCGTTCCTGCTGGAAACCGCCCGCTTTTACAAGCCAAAGCCGCACTGCATGCCTGTTTTCGGTGATGTGCTTGAATTTGACCGTGTTCATCATCCGATCATCCTCCTTGAAAAGAAGGGTGAGTCAGTTCCGCTGAATATAAGGATGGAGAAGGGCGAGCGCATCGGCGTTATCTCCGGCCCCAACACCGGCGGCAAGACGGCTGCTCTTAAGTCTATGGGACTTAACCATATTATCGCTTCCTGCGGGCTGCCGCTCATGGGCAAATCCGCCAAGCTGTACAGCGTGAAGAAGGTTTTGGCGGACATAGGCGATCATCAGTCGCTGGTGATGGATCTCAGTACATTTTCATCTCACATGGTAAATATCAGAGATATTATAAACGCCGCGGATGAAAAAAGTCTGGTGCTTATGGATGAGCTTGGAACGGGAACCGAACCGAGAGAAGGCGCGGCTATAGCCGTTGCCGTATGTGAAAGTCTGGCGGAAAAAGGAGCGGTTACTTTTATTACCACACACTTTGCGGAGATAAAGAACTTTGCTCTTTCAAGGACTGATTCCGCTATATTCGCCGTTGAGTTCGATTATAAAACCTTTGAGCCGAAATACAGCCTCCAGAAAGGTATTGCAGGTAAATCCGACCCCCTTGTTATTTCCAAGCGCCTCGGCTTCCCCGAAGCCGTTGTGAGGCGTGCGGAAGAGCTTATCGAAGAGGCTAAAAACTCTCTTGAAATAGGCATAGAGGAGGTTAACAGGCTTAAATCAGAGCTGATAAAAGAGAAGGAAACCTACCGTGGGCGAAGGCTGGAGCTCCTTGAGCGTCAGGCGGTTTTTGAGGAGAAGGAAAAGGCTCTTAAGCAGAGACTGGATAAAAAAGAAACAGAGCTTCTGGAAGAGGCGATGCGGCTTTTTGAGCGCGCAAAACGTCTGGCCGGAGAGAAGCAGGGGAAAATAGACAAGACCGAAGCCCTTGAAGGAATGGAGAAATCTGCCGAAAAGCTCACCGTTCTCAAAAAGAAACTTAAACCTGTGCGGGATATTCAGGTGGGTGACATTATCTTTCTTGAGAAGTATGAGAAGAGCGGCAAAATTACAGCCATAGAAGGAAGCACCGTTTCTCTTGATCTGGGCGGGCTTAAGATAAAGATGAAGCGTGCCGACATCATAGGAAAAAAACTTCAGGAAGAGGAAAGGGTGAGGGACGTTAAGCTCAGCACTGACGCCGCCCCTGCCGTGCGCAGAGAGATTCTGCTTGTGGGCAGGAGGGTTGAGGAAGCAATAGACGAGCTTGATAAATTTATGGACGAATCGCTCCTGAGCGGGTTCGACAAGATATACATAGTGCACGGAAGAGGAACAGGGCAGCTCCGCAGAGGCTTGCATGAATACATGCGTAACGACCGCAGAGTAAAAAAATACGCTATCGCCTCAAACGAAGAGGGCGGGCAGGCGGTAACAGTCGCCGAGTTTTAGCAGCATTTGTTATTTATCTTGTCCGCCATGGAAGGATGATTGAGAAGAGTTTTCAGCATGCGTTCGAGCAGAAGCTTCGGTTTGAACGCATCCCCGCCGATGTTTTTCTGGAGCATTTTGTCAGCTCCAGTTGCAAAAAGTACATGCGGCATAACCCCGTCAAGAGAGTTTATCACGCTCTTCAGCTCTTCATGAGTGATGAATTTGCAGTGCATATCCATCACAATGAGGTAGAAGTTTTCCCCGTCCTGATGTTTTTTCTCAAGGCAGTAGAAAACTTCGCCCTTGCAGTTTGCCGTGGCGGCTCCTATGCCCGCTTTTTCAAGCTCGGCTTTAACTGTATCTGTGAAGGATTTTTCGTCATCTATTAAAAGAACGTCATAAGCTTTCATAAAAGCCTCCCTAAAAGCGGCACCGCAGAA is a genomic window of Geovibrio thiophilus containing:
- a CDS encoding CHASE2 domain-containing protein — encoded protein: MKIIPSFLRNYKFGLLVGFLVFSALLFGFQPGFIDKFALGIEDGKFHFRSAVGMTPKPYEDMVIVTVDEYSVNKLGRWPWRRDVIGDLFYNLRNAGVVTLDIVFSEHTEPERDNYLAEKILDADNIVLGFFMRDDATQETTEDTIYALEDCAYLSFKMLDNTTAVKEFPFAEVNIDEIAHMGLTCAYFNTEADADGLYRRYPITYIHKGYLFSPLGIQALRYYLNQDVELVIDKNGVKKFALGDIVFNNQSYFKLNYYDDVKYVSAYDVYSGKIPPEFFDNKIVVVGVTETAVYDMRPTPISPITPGVSLHYTAISNLLQGHLIKWHNAWDYMLIIPVLIIIFALSFIKKQYLRWSLYVLALGSVFAVSYSVFIYFNIWLREFYALFPAVLMIVGTEAVAFFKTELHALEVKKAFGSYVSPELVEEILNNPDGLELGGQERDLTILFSDIRGFTTLSESLTPTALVSMLNRLLDPMTNVILKNRGMLDKYIGDAMMAVFNTPVDVPDHPDKAVKSALELLETLKVVNAEFAKEGIPVVDIGIGVNTGTVVVGNMGSKVRFEYTAIGDSVNLASRLEGLCKQYKNRIVISEFTRNRLTLPLICRVLDKVRVKGKHKPVEIFEPMADTPENREIKDSFEKALDKYFNMNFNEALAIFRDIAEKFSDGPSEVFAERCADFLKEPPEKDWDGVYTLKSK
- the queC gene encoding 7-cyano-7-deazaguanine synthase QueC; amino-acid sequence: MSKKKAVVLVSGGMDSCVTAAVAAQNYEPCFLHVNYGQKTENRESKAFEALCLAYGIKRKLVVDISYLREIGGSSLTDDAIEVEEGELDRQGIPKTYVPFRNANILSIAASWAEVLEASAIFIGAVEEDGSGYPDCRRVFYDAFEAAIDAGTRPETKIKIETPLISMKKCDIVKLGKELGAPLELSWSCYKSEDEACGECDSCLLRLRGFKQAGYEDPIPYKKR
- the pfkA gene encoding 6-phosphofructokinase, with amino-acid sequence MKKIAVMTSGGDSPGMNAAIRSVVRTGLANGIEVFGIEQGYKGLIENRMRSLSSKDVSNMVYRGGTFLRSARCLEFKTEEGQKLAVSSLEKNGIDGLVVIGGDGSLTGAKILAENYGVKVIGLPGSIDNDIYGTNTSIGVDTALNNIVHAIDTINDTASSHDRTFIIEVMGRNCGYLAVMSAIAGGAETALIPEVPYHLESIIAKIKKRYEEGKTRSVIILAEGVGSAYDFGKTFELIGGFETRIIVLGHIQRGGSPTYFDRILATRMGDAAVRGLMNGKTSCMTALTGREIELMPLSEIIGRKKVFDAALLKMAEDLST
- a CDS encoding cob(I)yrinic acid a,c-diamide adenosyltransferase — translated: MSVTTKTGDKGQTSLYTGERVDKDDPVMEFLGTGDELVSNLGELRLRVSAHAEDILRIQKTIFRINSYAATKKGRERFLIPQEEVDFLEGKTKEFEGITGELHGFIIPSENLNASKADICRTVARRYERRLITLSAYVNFDTVVRKYVNRLSDMLFMMARVIGKEKD
- a CDS encoding GatB/YqeY domain-containing protein, with amino-acid sequence MSLKDTITDDMKTYMREKNQIALDTVRMLRSDIKNVEINNRPAGELDDEGVLKVIASSVKKRRDAASQYRDAGRPELAEKEELEITFLEKYMPAQMGEEEIRKIVAEAAEGVDVSDKKNFGAVMKKVMEKTKNKADGKLVNELVKAVFDGNN
- a CDS encoding CvpA family protein; this translates as MEITDIVLLIIIGAFAVRGLIKGLVHELFGIAAIVIGYLAAYKYSLTVGSLFKSFDLSEKSLSALGFVIVFVVAYLIVMIVAVFISKIIKNVSLSEVNRGGGMVFGAFKAAVILSVILTSFISFMPKESGFVKTTESGAVSGFLIKLSPVIYDIVNKFGGSQVNPFREEKIELEPVDIFGGDPGQKALEKVRESAENIKDGAEEKSGDIMDKIKDMTREEKDALAEKLLAPKTDQ
- a CDS encoding endonuclease MutS2, with amino-acid sequence MTDSHIESLEFPLFRQYLRGSFISSLSAAVLEKLEPFGDYGTVKMRQDVMEEALSLVKSINISIQRDEDYLAVYPRINDPLAFFEPQELMEIRKFLLSAAALKTALIDAGAVHMKAYLKGMSALTDITAAIGEVLNDKGDIRDDASARLREIRNELQSVRKKIHNALNSVLYSLNAEKFIQELVITERSGRFTLPCKSNFRQYIDGIVHDRSASGQTLFVEPESTVSMNNTHHELKAEERKEIFRILSSIIRSIYEKRREIRSTTENYGEVAFLLETARFYKPKPHCMPVFGDVLEFDRVHHPIILLEKKGESVPLNIRMEKGERIGVISGPNTGGKTAALKSMGLNHIIASCGLPLMGKSAKLYSVKKVLADIGDHQSLVMDLSTFSSHMVNIRDIINAADEKSLVLMDELGTGTEPREGAAIAVAVCESLAEKGAVTFITTHFAEIKNFALSRTDSAIFAVEFDYKTFEPKYSLQKGIAGKSDPLVISKRLGFPEAVVRRAEELIEEAKNSLEIGIEEVNRLKSELIKEKETYRGRRLELLERQAVFEEKEKALKQRLDKKETELLEEAMRLFERAKRLAGEKQGKIDKTEALEGMEKSAEKLTVLKKKLKPVRDIQVGDIIFLEKYEKSGKITAIEGSTVSLDLGGLKIKMKRADIIGKKLQEEERVRDVKLSTDAAPAVRREILLVGRRVEEAIDELDKFMDESLLSGFDKIYIVHGRGTGQLRRGLHEYMRNDRRVKKYAIASNEEGGQAVTVAEF
- a CDS encoding response regulator transcription factor, yielding MKAYDVLLIDDEKSFTDTVKAELEKAGIGAATANCKGEVFYCLEKKHQDGENFYLIVMDMHCKFITHEELKSVINSLDGVMPHVLFATGADKMLQKNIGGDAFKPKLLLERMLKTLLNHPSMADKINNKCC